In Ostrea edulis chromosome 4, xbOstEdul1.1, whole genome shotgun sequence, a single window of DNA contains:
- the LOC125672461 gene encoding scaffold attachment factor B2-like isoform X1, whose translation MMATENTPRKLADLRVVDLRQELEKRGLDKTGVKAVLTERLQKALEEEGQNPEEFDFESTATPKKGGTAKVIDKSEDKDEIQEKEGEDEELDESLLTSEDGKVENIDDIAIDDNKLLEDAPDTTEPMETDVKPSSEEAEVKQDSGVAVEATSELKQEEESETAKNDGTPEPATDSKINVPAAQSTPSVEVEVKNESQEVTPKSSEAKKESPNSEAAQTDVSTKPETSNQSNSEESAPATSSVTSSVPETAQEEKKTAPDTTQNPEEPEPLDVHVDDTQNDLDSDILESKALKSNSKEVTAQSSEAMETSGGEGAPSSSTVASSESNQESSGTEKVDASKTTEADSTLSSTTTTTTPRPGEKTEDSKSKSTDTKEPKKDDKGKGTSGRNLWVSGLSSSTRATDLKSLFSKYGKVVGAKVVTNARSPGSRCYGFVTMSTADEASKCIQHLHRTELHGKMISVERAKNEPGAQAKALASTPNGSPTSRGTKTDDKKAPPVKRDDRGKRDDKKPVEKKDEKKDVKKDDKTPTKKEDKKDSGKKDSHSARKTTPKKADDKSRTVVMDKEKGEPVVVVKEEEAKEAKEGAPVVRAKSTTSTHSKDKTDHKKEEKKDLLSFDKIKEERERERLRQRERRMREEERKKRWEIEQEKKRQRDVHMKQRAEAIRLAREREKLRRDRDQLEKEKLELQRLEKLRLEQIERDRLEREREDKRRLEQLRLEAEQMRRMAMKRPYESRGAREEFWTEPKRQAISDARFTSNSSFTSDRLYDDSRDNRMSDRSQTAAFDRKVERYDRREDRVADSRDNRGDRSFGDRRERDNFSRDGRQDRRSNERFDRERDRSNVRDDRRDNFQRDRSDRRDDRDSDRRGARTPPRDSRSEWKSERERQGGNDTRMVVRGSSSGRDNWQGGSSGSNLQDDRGRSRVGITHNPGPGLLGSAPSSQRNWGSSSDRSKVESSWSASRQQMESRSSGSQQQERWTGGSLGLQADARQQTFGTQMAGGILAAGVPNMLLTSVPQAAGMVLTNTSLTRGQAEPRFDAYKSMQSQFRRY comes from the exons GCATTGGAAGAGGAGGGGCAGAACCCTGAAGAATTTGATTTTGAATCTACAGCCACACCTAAAAAAGGAGGAACTGCTAAAGTCATTGATA AATCGGAGGATAAAGATGAAATTCAGGAAAAG gAAGGTGAAGATGAAGAGTTGGATGAATCTTTACTGACCTCAGAGGACGGCAAAGTAGAGAATATTGATGACATAGCTATTGATGATAACAAACTTCTGGAG GATGCACCAGACACAACAGAACCTATGGAGACTGATGTCAAACCTTCCAGTGAAGAAGCTGAAGTCAAGCAG GATTCTGGAGTTGCTGTAGAAGCCACATCAGAATTGAAACAGGAAGAGGAATCTGAGACAGCTAAAAATGATGGTACCCCGGAGCCAGCAACTGACAGCAAAATTAATGTTCCAG CTGCTCAGTCTACACCTAGTGTTGAAGTGGAGGTCAAAAACGAAAGCCAAGAAGTAACTCCTAAATCTTCTGAAGCAAAGAAAGAATCTCCCAACAGTGAAGCGGCACAGACTGACGTAAGCACCAAGCCGGAGACGTCAAATCAATCCAACTCAGAAGAATCTGCTCCGGCCACCTCCAGTGTTACGTCGAGTGTTCCAGAGACTGCTCAAGAGGAGAAAAAAACTGCTCCAGACACAACACAGAATCCAGAGGAGCCCGAACCTTTAGATGTTCATGTGGACGACACACAAAATGACCTAGATTCTGATATTCTTGAAAGTAAAGCTCTTAAATCTAATAGTAAAGAAGTAACAGCTCAGAGTAGTGAGGCAATGGAGACATCTGGAGGTGAAGGAGCCCCAAGCAGTTCTACCGTCGCAAGCTCAGAGAGTAACCAGGAAAGTTCAGGTACTGAAAAGGTCGACGCTTCCAAAACTACCGAAGCCGATTCTACGCTCTcttccaccaccaccaccaccacccccagGCCTGGAGAAAAGACGGAAGACAGCAAGTCCAAAAG taCTGACACCAAGGAGCCGAAAAAGGATGATAAAG GAAAAGGCACCTCTGGTAGGAATCTCTGGGTCAGTGGACTCTCGTCATCGACTCGGGCGACGGATCTGAAATCCTTATTCAGCAAATATGGGAAG GTGGTGGGGGCTAAGGTCGTGACCAATGCTAGGAGTCCGGGGTCCAGGTGCTATGGATTTGTCACCATGTCTACAGCTGACGAGGCATCCAAGTGCATCCAACATCTACATCGCACAGAACTCCATGGGAAAATGATCTCCGTAGAGAGG gCTAAAAATGAGCCAGGGGCACAAGCAAAGGCACTGGCTAGTACTCCTAATGGGAGCCCAACAAGTCGTGGGACGAAAACTGATGACAAAAAGGCACCCCCAGTGAAACGGGATGATagag GTAAGAGAGATGACAAGAAACCAGTGGAGAAGAAGGATGAAAAGAAAGATGTGAAAAAGGATGATAAAACACCAACAAAGAAGGAGGACAAGAAGGACAGTGGCAAGAAAGACTCGCACTCTGCCAGAAAAACCACTCCTAAAAAGGCTGATG ACAAGTCAAGAACGGTGGTGATGGACAAAGAGAAAGGAGAACCAGTGGTTGTTGTCAAGGAAGAGGAAGCGAAAGAGGCCAAGGAAGGAGCACCTGTGGTAAGGGCTAAGTCTACCACGTCCACTCACTCCAAGGACAAGACTGACCACAAAAAGGAGGAGAAAAAAGACCTCCTAtcatttgataagatcaag GAGgaaagagagagggagagatTGCGTCAGCGGGAACGTAGAATGAGGGAGGAAGAAAGGAAGAAACGATGGGAGATTGAGCAGGAGAAGAAAAGACAGAGAGATGTTCACATGAAACAAAGAGCTGAAGCAATACGCCTGGCACGAGAAAGGGAAAAACTAAG GAGGGACAGGGACCAGTTGGAGAAGGAGAAATTAGAGCTGCAGAGGCTGGAGAAACTGAGGCTGGAGCAGATCGAAAGAGACCGACTGGAACGGGAAAGGGAAGACAAGAGACGGTTAGAGCAGCTCAG gCTCGAGGCAGAACAAATGAGAAGGATGGCTATGAAGAGGCCATATGAATCACGCGGAGCTCGAGAGGAGTTCTGGACAGAGCCTAAGCGGCAGGCCATCTCTGATGCACGATTCACCTCTAATTCTTCATTTACCTCAGACAG ATTATATGATGATAGCAGAGACAATAGAATGTCTGACAGAAGTCAAACCGCTGCCTTTGACAGGAAAGTGGAACGCTACGACAGACGTGAGGATAGAGTGGCAGACTCCAGGGACAACCGTGGAGATAGGTCATTCGGAGACAGGCGAGAGCGGGACAACTTCAGCCGAGACGGCCGTCAGGATCGAAGAAGTAATGAGAGATTTGATCG TGAAAGAGATCGAAGTAATGTTCGTGATGACAGAAGAGACAATTTTCAGCGGGATAGATCAGACAGACGAGATGATCGGGACAGTGATAGAAGAGGGGCTAGAACTCCACCTCGAGATAGTCGATCAGAATGGAAGTCAGAGAGGG AGAGACAGGGAGGGAATGACACCAGGATGGTTGTTCGGGGCTCAAGTTCTGGTCGGGATAATTGGCAGGGAGGAAGTAGTGGCTCCAATCTACAGGACGACAGAGGTCGATCTCGTGTGGGGATCACTCACAATCCCGGACCAGGTCTGCTTG GTAGTGCACCAAGCTCACAAAGGAACTGGGGAAGCAGCTCTGATAGAAGTAAAGTCGAGAGCAGCTGGTCTGCATCCAGGCAGCAGATGGAGAGCAGGAGCTCGGGATCTCAGCAGCAGGAACGCTGGACCGGGGGAAGTTTAGGTCTGCAGGCTGATGCTCGTCAGCAGACCTTTGGGACTCAGATGGCGGGGGGTATACTGGCCGCAGGAGTTCCTAACATGTTGCTAACTTCCGTACCACAAGCTGCAGGAATGGTACTGACCAATACGTCCCTTACGAGAGGTCAAGCGGAGCCTAGATTTGATGCCTATAAGAGCATGCAGAGTCAGTTTAGAAGATATTGA
- the LOC125672461 gene encoding scaffold attachment factor B2-like isoform X3, translating to MMATENTPRKLADLRVVDLRQELEKRGLDKTGVKAVLTERLQKALEEEGQNPEEFDFESTATPKKGGTAKVIDKSEDKDEIQEKEGEDEELDESLLTSEDGKVENIDDIAIDDNKLLEDAPDTTEPMETDVKPSSEEAEVKQDSGVAVEATSELKQEEESETAKNDGTPEPATDSKINVPAAQSTPSVEVEVKNESQEVTPKSSEAKKESPNSEAAQTDVSTKPETSNQSNSEESAPATSSVTSSVPETAQEEKKTAPDTTQNPEEPEPLDVHVDDTQNDLDSDILESKALKSNSKEVTAQSSEAMETSGGEGAPSSSTVASSESNQESSGTEKVDASKTTEADSTLSSTTTTTTPRPGEKTEDSKSKSTDTKEPKKDDKGKGTSGRNLWVSGLSSSTRATDLKSLFSKYGKVVGAKVVTNARSPGSRCYGFVTMSTADEASKCIQHLHRTELHGKMISVERAKNEPGAQAKALASTPNGSPTSRGTKTDDKKAPPVKRDDRGKRDDKKPVEKKDEKKDVKKDDKTPTKKEDKKDSGKKDSHSARKTTPKKADDKSRTVVMDKEKGEPVVVVKEEEAKEAKEGAPVVRAKSTTSTHSKDKTDHKKEEKKDLLSFDKIKEERERERLRQRERRMREEERKKRWEIEQEKKRQRDVHMKQRAEAIRLAREREKLRRDRDQLEKEKLELQRLEKLRLEQIERDRLEREREDKRRLEQLRLEAEQMRRMAMKRPYESRGAREEFWTEPKRQAISDARFTSNSSFTSDSRDNRMSDRSQTAAFDRKVERYDRREDRVADSRDNRGDRSFGDRRERDNFSRDGRQDRRSNERFDRERDRSNVRDDRRDNFQRDRSDRRDDRDSDRRGARTPPRDSRSEWKSERERQGGNDTRMVVRGSSSGRDNWQGGSSGSNLQDDRGRSRVGITHNPGPGLLGSAPSSQRNWGSSSDRSKVESSWSASRQQMESRSSGSQQQERWTGGSLGLQADARQQTFGTQMAGGILAAGVPNMLLTSVPQAAGMVLTNTSLTRGQAEPRFDAYKSMQSQFRRY from the exons GCATTGGAAGAGGAGGGGCAGAACCCTGAAGAATTTGATTTTGAATCTACAGCCACACCTAAAAAAGGAGGAACTGCTAAAGTCATTGATA AATCGGAGGATAAAGATGAAATTCAGGAAAAG gAAGGTGAAGATGAAGAGTTGGATGAATCTTTACTGACCTCAGAGGACGGCAAAGTAGAGAATATTGATGACATAGCTATTGATGATAACAAACTTCTGGAG GATGCACCAGACACAACAGAACCTATGGAGACTGATGTCAAACCTTCCAGTGAAGAAGCTGAAGTCAAGCAG GATTCTGGAGTTGCTGTAGAAGCCACATCAGAATTGAAACAGGAAGAGGAATCTGAGACAGCTAAAAATGATGGTACCCCGGAGCCAGCAACTGACAGCAAAATTAATGTTCCAG CTGCTCAGTCTACACCTAGTGTTGAAGTGGAGGTCAAAAACGAAAGCCAAGAAGTAACTCCTAAATCTTCTGAAGCAAAGAAAGAATCTCCCAACAGTGAAGCGGCACAGACTGACGTAAGCACCAAGCCGGAGACGTCAAATCAATCCAACTCAGAAGAATCTGCTCCGGCCACCTCCAGTGTTACGTCGAGTGTTCCAGAGACTGCTCAAGAGGAGAAAAAAACTGCTCCAGACACAACACAGAATCCAGAGGAGCCCGAACCTTTAGATGTTCATGTGGACGACACACAAAATGACCTAGATTCTGATATTCTTGAAAGTAAAGCTCTTAAATCTAATAGTAAAGAAGTAACAGCTCAGAGTAGTGAGGCAATGGAGACATCTGGAGGTGAAGGAGCCCCAAGCAGTTCTACCGTCGCAAGCTCAGAGAGTAACCAGGAAAGTTCAGGTACTGAAAAGGTCGACGCTTCCAAAACTACCGAAGCCGATTCTACGCTCTcttccaccaccaccaccaccacccccagGCCTGGAGAAAAGACGGAAGACAGCAAGTCCAAAAG taCTGACACCAAGGAGCCGAAAAAGGATGATAAAG GAAAAGGCACCTCTGGTAGGAATCTCTGGGTCAGTGGACTCTCGTCATCGACTCGGGCGACGGATCTGAAATCCTTATTCAGCAAATATGGGAAG GTGGTGGGGGCTAAGGTCGTGACCAATGCTAGGAGTCCGGGGTCCAGGTGCTATGGATTTGTCACCATGTCTACAGCTGACGAGGCATCCAAGTGCATCCAACATCTACATCGCACAGAACTCCATGGGAAAATGATCTCCGTAGAGAGG gCTAAAAATGAGCCAGGGGCACAAGCAAAGGCACTGGCTAGTACTCCTAATGGGAGCCCAACAAGTCGTGGGACGAAAACTGATGACAAAAAGGCACCCCCAGTGAAACGGGATGATagag GTAAGAGAGATGACAAGAAACCAGTGGAGAAGAAGGATGAAAAGAAAGATGTGAAAAAGGATGATAAAACACCAACAAAGAAGGAGGACAAGAAGGACAGTGGCAAGAAAGACTCGCACTCTGCCAGAAAAACCACTCCTAAAAAGGCTGATG ACAAGTCAAGAACGGTGGTGATGGACAAAGAGAAAGGAGAACCAGTGGTTGTTGTCAAGGAAGAGGAAGCGAAAGAGGCCAAGGAAGGAGCACCTGTGGTAAGGGCTAAGTCTACCACGTCCACTCACTCCAAGGACAAGACTGACCACAAAAAGGAGGAGAAAAAAGACCTCCTAtcatttgataagatcaag GAGgaaagagagagggagagatTGCGTCAGCGGGAACGTAGAATGAGGGAGGAAGAAAGGAAGAAACGATGGGAGATTGAGCAGGAGAAGAAAAGACAGAGAGATGTTCACATGAAACAAAGAGCTGAAGCAATACGCCTGGCACGAGAAAGGGAAAAACTAAG GAGGGACAGGGACCAGTTGGAGAAGGAGAAATTAGAGCTGCAGAGGCTGGAGAAACTGAGGCTGGAGCAGATCGAAAGAGACCGACTGGAACGGGAAAGGGAAGACAAGAGACGGTTAGAGCAGCTCAG gCTCGAGGCAGAACAAATGAGAAGGATGGCTATGAAGAGGCCATATGAATCACGCGGAGCTCGAGAGGAGTTCTGGACAGAGCCTAAGCGGCAGGCCATCTCTGATGCACGATTCACCTCTAATTCTTCATTTACCTCAGACAG CAGAGACAATAGAATGTCTGACAGAAGTCAAACCGCTGCCTTTGACAGGAAAGTGGAACGCTACGACAGACGTGAGGATAGAGTGGCAGACTCCAGGGACAACCGTGGAGATAGGTCATTCGGAGACAGGCGAGAGCGGGACAACTTCAGCCGAGACGGCCGTCAGGATCGAAGAAGTAATGAGAGATTTGATCG TGAAAGAGATCGAAGTAATGTTCGTGATGACAGAAGAGACAATTTTCAGCGGGATAGATCAGACAGACGAGATGATCGGGACAGTGATAGAAGAGGGGCTAGAACTCCACCTCGAGATAGTCGATCAGAATGGAAGTCAGAGAGGG AGAGACAGGGAGGGAATGACACCAGGATGGTTGTTCGGGGCTCAAGTTCTGGTCGGGATAATTGGCAGGGAGGAAGTAGTGGCTCCAATCTACAGGACGACAGAGGTCGATCTCGTGTGGGGATCACTCACAATCCCGGACCAGGTCTGCTTG GTAGTGCACCAAGCTCACAAAGGAACTGGGGAAGCAGCTCTGATAGAAGTAAAGTCGAGAGCAGCTGGTCTGCATCCAGGCAGCAGATGGAGAGCAGGAGCTCGGGATCTCAGCAGCAGGAACGCTGGACCGGGGGAAGTTTAGGTCTGCAGGCTGATGCTCGTCAGCAGACCTTTGGGACTCAGATGGCGGGGGGTATACTGGCCGCAGGAGTTCCTAACATGTTGCTAACTTCCGTACCACAAGCTGCAGGAATGGTACTGACCAATACGTCCCTTACGAGAGGTCAAGCGGAGCCTAGATTTGATGCCTATAAGAGCATGCAGAGTCAGTTTAGAAGATATTGA
- the LOC125672461 gene encoding scaffold attachment factor B2-like isoform X6 → MMATENTPRKLADLRVVDLRQELEKRGLDKTGVKAVLTERLQKALEEEGQNPEEFDFESTATPKKGGTAKVIDKSEDKDEIQEKEGEDEELDESLLTSEDGKVENIDDIAIDDNKLLEDAPDTTEPMETDVKPSSEEAEVKQDSGVAVEATSELKQEEESETAKNDGTPEPATDSKINVPAAQSTPSVEVEVKNESQEVTPKSSEAKKESPNSEAAQTDVSTKPETSNQSNSEESAPATSSVTSSVPETAQEEKKTAPDTTQNPEEPEPLDVHVDDTQNDLDSDILESKALKSNSKEVTAQSSEAMETSGGEGAPSSSTVASSESNQESSGTEKVDASKTTEADSTLSSTTTTTTPRPGEKTEDSKSKSTDTKEPKKDDKGKGTSGRNLWVSGLSSSTRATDLKSLFSKYGKVVGAKVVTNARSPGSRCYGFVTMSTADEASKCIQHLHRTELHGKMISVERAKNEPGAQAKALASTPNGSPTSRGTKTDDKKAPPVKRDDRGKRDDKKPVEKKDEKKDVKKDDKTPTKKEDKKDSGKKDSHSARKTTPKKADDKSRTVVMDKEKGEPVVVVKEEEAKEAKEGAPVVRAKSTTSTHSKDKTDHKKEEKKDLLSFDKIKEERERERLRQRERRMREEERKKRWEIEQEKKRQRDVHMKQRAEAIRLAREREKLRRDRDQLEKEKLELQRLEKLRLEQIERDRLEREREDKRRLEQLRLEAEQMRRMAMKRPYESRGAREEFWTEPKRQAISDARFTSNSSFTSDRKVERYDRREDRVADSRDNRGDRSFGDRRERDNFSRDGRQDRRSNERFDRERDRSNVRDDRRDNFQRDRSDRRDDRDSDRRGARTPPRDSRSEWKSERERQGGNDTRMVVRGSSSGRDNWQGGSSGSNLQDDRGRSRVGITHNPGPGSAPSSQRNWGSSSDRSKVESSWSASRQQMESRSSGSQQQERWTGGSLGLQADARQQTFGTQMAGGILAAGVPNMLLTSVPQAAGMVLTNTSLTRGQAEPRFDAYKSMQSQFRRY, encoded by the exons GCATTGGAAGAGGAGGGGCAGAACCCTGAAGAATTTGATTTTGAATCTACAGCCACACCTAAAAAAGGAGGAACTGCTAAAGTCATTGATA AATCGGAGGATAAAGATGAAATTCAGGAAAAG gAAGGTGAAGATGAAGAGTTGGATGAATCTTTACTGACCTCAGAGGACGGCAAAGTAGAGAATATTGATGACATAGCTATTGATGATAACAAACTTCTGGAG GATGCACCAGACACAACAGAACCTATGGAGACTGATGTCAAACCTTCCAGTGAAGAAGCTGAAGTCAAGCAG GATTCTGGAGTTGCTGTAGAAGCCACATCAGAATTGAAACAGGAAGAGGAATCTGAGACAGCTAAAAATGATGGTACCCCGGAGCCAGCAACTGACAGCAAAATTAATGTTCCAG CTGCTCAGTCTACACCTAGTGTTGAAGTGGAGGTCAAAAACGAAAGCCAAGAAGTAACTCCTAAATCTTCTGAAGCAAAGAAAGAATCTCCCAACAGTGAAGCGGCACAGACTGACGTAAGCACCAAGCCGGAGACGTCAAATCAATCCAACTCAGAAGAATCTGCTCCGGCCACCTCCAGTGTTACGTCGAGTGTTCCAGAGACTGCTCAAGAGGAGAAAAAAACTGCTCCAGACACAACACAGAATCCAGAGGAGCCCGAACCTTTAGATGTTCATGTGGACGACACACAAAATGACCTAGATTCTGATATTCTTGAAAGTAAAGCTCTTAAATCTAATAGTAAAGAAGTAACAGCTCAGAGTAGTGAGGCAATGGAGACATCTGGAGGTGAAGGAGCCCCAAGCAGTTCTACCGTCGCAAGCTCAGAGAGTAACCAGGAAAGTTCAGGTACTGAAAAGGTCGACGCTTCCAAAACTACCGAAGCCGATTCTACGCTCTcttccaccaccaccaccaccacccccagGCCTGGAGAAAAGACGGAAGACAGCAAGTCCAAAAG taCTGACACCAAGGAGCCGAAAAAGGATGATAAAG GAAAAGGCACCTCTGGTAGGAATCTCTGGGTCAGTGGACTCTCGTCATCGACTCGGGCGACGGATCTGAAATCCTTATTCAGCAAATATGGGAAG GTGGTGGGGGCTAAGGTCGTGACCAATGCTAGGAGTCCGGGGTCCAGGTGCTATGGATTTGTCACCATGTCTACAGCTGACGAGGCATCCAAGTGCATCCAACATCTACATCGCACAGAACTCCATGGGAAAATGATCTCCGTAGAGAGG gCTAAAAATGAGCCAGGGGCACAAGCAAAGGCACTGGCTAGTACTCCTAATGGGAGCCCAACAAGTCGTGGGACGAAAACTGATGACAAAAAGGCACCCCCAGTGAAACGGGATGATagag GTAAGAGAGATGACAAGAAACCAGTGGAGAAGAAGGATGAAAAGAAAGATGTGAAAAAGGATGATAAAACACCAACAAAGAAGGAGGACAAGAAGGACAGTGGCAAGAAAGACTCGCACTCTGCCAGAAAAACCACTCCTAAAAAGGCTGATG ACAAGTCAAGAACGGTGGTGATGGACAAAGAGAAAGGAGAACCAGTGGTTGTTGTCAAGGAAGAGGAAGCGAAAGAGGCCAAGGAAGGAGCACCTGTGGTAAGGGCTAAGTCTACCACGTCCACTCACTCCAAGGACAAGACTGACCACAAAAAGGAGGAGAAAAAAGACCTCCTAtcatttgataagatcaag GAGgaaagagagagggagagatTGCGTCAGCGGGAACGTAGAATGAGGGAGGAAGAAAGGAAGAAACGATGGGAGATTGAGCAGGAGAAGAAAAGACAGAGAGATGTTCACATGAAACAAAGAGCTGAAGCAATACGCCTGGCACGAGAAAGGGAAAAACTAAG GAGGGACAGGGACCAGTTGGAGAAGGAGAAATTAGAGCTGCAGAGGCTGGAGAAACTGAGGCTGGAGCAGATCGAAAGAGACCGACTGGAACGGGAAAGGGAAGACAAGAGACGGTTAGAGCAGCTCAG gCTCGAGGCAGAACAAATGAGAAGGATGGCTATGAAGAGGCCATATGAATCACGCGGAGCTCGAGAGGAGTTCTGGACAGAGCCTAAGCGGCAGGCCATCTCTGATGCACGATTCACCTCTAATTCTTCATTTACCTCAGACAG GAAAGTGGAACGCTACGACAGACGTGAGGATAGAGTGGCAGACTCCAGGGACAACCGTGGAGATAGGTCATTCGGAGACAGGCGAGAGCGGGACAACTTCAGCCGAGACGGCCGTCAGGATCGAAGAAGTAATGAGAGATTTGATCG TGAAAGAGATCGAAGTAATGTTCGTGATGACAGAAGAGACAATTTTCAGCGGGATAGATCAGACAGACGAGATGATCGGGACAGTGATAGAAGAGGGGCTAGAACTCCACCTCGAGATAGTCGATCAGAATGGAAGTCAGAGAGGG AGAGACAGGGAGGGAATGACACCAGGATGGTTGTTCGGGGCTCAAGTTCTGGTCGGGATAATTGGCAGGGAGGAAGTAGTGGCTCCAATCTACAGGACGACAGAGGTCGATCTCGTGTGGGGATCACTCACAATCCCGGACCAG GTAGTGCACCAAGCTCACAAAGGAACTGGGGAAGCAGCTCTGATAGAAGTAAAGTCGAGAGCAGCTGGTCTGCATCCAGGCAGCAGATGGAGAGCAGGAGCTCGGGATCTCAGCAGCAGGAACGCTGGACCGGGGGAAGTTTAGGTCTGCAGGCTGATGCTCGTCAGCAGACCTTTGGGACTCAGATGGCGGGGGGTATACTGGCCGCAGGAGTTCCTAACATGTTGCTAACTTCCGTACCACAAGCTGCAGGAATGGTACTGACCAATACGTCCCTTACGAGAGGTCAAGCGGAGCCTAGATTTGATGCCTATAAGAGCATGCAGAGTCAGTTTAGAAGATATTGA